A single window of Mugil cephalus isolate CIBA_MC_2020 chromosome 1, CIBA_Mcephalus_1.1, whole genome shotgun sequence DNA harbors:
- the acvr1ba gene encoding activin A receptor type 1Ba, with product MALKQIAPTLLALLLGLAAVGSALRCNCTICDTGFECETDGACMASTYYNEEKLQHVRICIPQEKLQPPGQPFFCLSAEGYLNTHCCYVDYCNSIDLKVPVPTKGGNWSGTGNSWGPVELVAVIAGPVFLLCVLLMVGVFLFQYHQRAYSHRQRLEVEDPSCEHLYLAKDKTLQDLIYDMSTSGSGSGLPLFVQRTVARTIVLQEIIGKGRFGEVWRGKWRGGDVAVKIFSSREERSWFREAEIYQTIMLRHENILGFIAADNKDNGTWTQLWLVSDYHEHGSLFDYLNRYSVTIEGMIKLALSAASGLAHLHMEILGTQGKPGIAHRDLKSKNILVKKNGMCAIADLGLAVRHESITDTIDIAPNQRVGTKRYMAPEVLDETINMKHFDSFKCADIYALGLVYWEIARRCNAGGIHEEYQLPYYDLVPSDPSIEEMRKVVCDQKLRPNVPNWWQSYESLRVMGKIMRECWYANGAARLTALRIKKTLSQLSVEEDVKM from the exons CTTTACGTTGTAACTGCACAATCTGTGACACGGGCTTCGAGTGCGAGACAGATGGCGCCTGCATGGCCTCCACTTACTACAACGAGGAGAAGTTGCAACACGTACGCATCTGTATACCCCAGGAGAAGCTGCAACCCCCTGGACAGCCCTTCTTCTGTCTGAGTGCTGAAGGCTACCTCAACACTCACTGCTGCTATGTAGACTATTGCAACAGTATCGACCTAAAAGTCCCAG TACCGACAAAAGGGGGAAACTGGTCAGGCACTGGAAACAGCTGGGGACCCGTGGAGCTGGTGGCGGTGATCGCGGGGCCCGTGTTCCTGCTCTGCGTGTTGCTGATGGTTGGCGTGTTCCTGTTCCAGTATCACCAGAGGGCTTACAGCCACAGACAaaggctggaggtggaggacccCTCCTGTGAGCATTTGTACTTGGCCAAGGACAAGACCCTGCAGGACCTCATCTATGACATGTCCACCTCGGGATCAGGCTCCG gtTTGCCCCTGTTTGTGCAGAGGACAGTGGCCAGGACCATTGTGCTGCAGGAAATAATAGGAAAGGGTCGTTTCGGTGAGGTGTGGCGAGGGAAGTGGAGGGGAGGAGACGTGGCGGTGAAGATCTTCTCGTCGAGAGAGGAGCGCTCCTGGTTCAGAGAGGCTGAAATCTACCAGACAATCATGCTACGGCACGAAAACATCCTAGGCTTCATTGCAGCGGACAATAAAG ACAACGGCACGTGGACTCAGCTCTGGCTGGTGTCAGACTATCATGAGCACGGCTCTCTCTTCGACTACCTGAACCGCTACTCGGTCACCATCGAGGGCATGATCAAACTGGCCCTGTCCGCCGCCAGCGGCCTGGCTCACCTACACATGGAGATCCTCGGCACTCAGG GTAAGCCTGGCATTGCTCACCGTGACCTCAAGTCCAAAAATATCCTGGTGAAGAAGAATGGCATGTGTGCTATAGCTGACCTCGGCCTGGCAGTCCGCCACGAGTCCATCACAGACACAATCGATATAGCACCGAACCAGCGCGTAGGCACTAAGAG GTATATGGCTCCAGAAGTCCTGGACGAAACCATCAACATGAAACACTTTGACTCCTTCAAATGTGCTGATATTTACGCGCTGGGTCTGGTGTACTGGGAGATCGCTCGCCGCTGCAATGCAGGAG GCATCCATGAGGAGTACCAGCTGCCCTACTACGACCTGGTGCCCTCTGACCCCTCCATAGAGGAGATGAGGAAGGTGGTGTGTGACCAGAAGCTGAGGCCCAACGTGCCCAACTGGTGGCAGAGCTACGAG TCTCTTCGCGTGATGGGGAAGATCATGAGGGAGTGCTGGTACGCCAACGGAGCGGCCAGGCTGACGGCTCTGCGCATCAAGAAGACACTGTCTCAGCTCAGCGTGGAGGAGGACGTCAAGATGTGA